CACCAGCCCCGTGTTCCAGCGCTCCGACGCCAATGGCGTCTACGGGCCGGGTCACAACGGCTTCTTCACCTCGCCGGATGGCACGCAAAGCTGGATCGTCTATCACGCCAACAGCGCCGCCAATCAGGGCTGCTCGCGGACGCGCTCGACCCGCGCGCAGTCCTTCACCTGGAACTCGGACGGCACGCCCTCCTTCGGCACTCCCGTCTCCCTCGGCACGTCGCTCGCGGTTCCCTCCGGGGAGCGCGCGCCCATCACGACCGCCGTGCGCGGCGCGGCCTACAAGCTGGTGAGCCGGTCGGCGAACAAGTGCATGGGAGTGAGCGGGGGCTCGAGTGGCGATGGGGCGAGCGCGGTCCTGGCCTCCTGCTCCAGTGCGGCCACCGGTTGGGTGCTCGATCCGACCGCTGACGGGTACTACCGGTTGGTGAACAGCAGCACCGGCAAGTCCCTGGACGCCGTCAACTGCGGCACCGCGGACGGCACCCGCGTGGGCCAGTGGTCGTGGTTGGGCAATGCGTGCCAGCAGTGGATGCCCGTGGCCACCTCGGAGGGGTGGTTCCGTCTGCAGAACCGCAACAGCGGCAAGGTGCTGGACGTGGCCAACTGCGCGAGCGCGGACGGGTCGGCCGTGAACCTGTGGTCCGGGTTGGGCAACACCTGTCAGGAGTGGCAGCTCCAGCCGGTGGGACCGGTGGCGATCGTCAACGTCTCGAGTGGCAAGGTGCTGGACGTGGCCAACTGCGGCACCGCGGACGGCACCCGCGTGAACCAGTGGAGCTGGCTGGGGAACAACTGTCAGCGGTGGAACTTCACCCCTACCGGGGATGGGTACTTCCAGATCTCGCCGGTCTCCAATTCCGGAAGCTGTCTCGTCATCGAGGGGGCTTCCACCGCCAACTCCGCGCGCACCGTCACGGGCTCCTGCTCGGGCACCCATTCCCAGTGGCGCATCGAGCCGCTGGCGGATGGCACCACCCGGCTCATCGCCCGGCACAGTGGCAAGGCCCTCGACGTGTCCAGCTGCTCCCTGTCCGAGGGGGGCACGGTCCAGCAGTACAGCTGGCTGGACAACACCTGCCAGCGCTTCCACCTGCGGCCCTACTGATCGGTTTCCCGTTGCACTTGGGCGCCCAGATGGTTAGGCTCCTAACGAGATGGCGCTCGAACTGAAACAGCTTCCCGGACACGAGGCTTTCCAGAAGGACGCGGAACGCTATCCGGGGTCGGATGCGTCGGCCGTGGAGACGTGTCTGACGTTGCTGCGGGTGTCGGACGATGTGGAGCAAGCCTATGCGGCGCACTTCGCGCGGCATGGGCTGTCCCAGGCGCGCTTCATCGTCCTCATGCAGTTGCAGCGCGAGGAGGAGGGCCTGCGTCCCGCCGAGCTGGCCGAGCGGACGGGCGTCACGCGCGCGACGATGACGGGGTTGCTGGACGGGCTGGAGAAGGAGGGCCTCGTCTTGCGCAGGGCCCATGCGGGGGACGGACGCATGTCGATGGTGCGCCTGGCCGCCAAGGGGCGCCAGCGGCTGGAGGGCCTGCTCCCGGACCACTACCGCCGCACCGCCGCCCTGATGAGCGGCCTGTCCGCCGAGGAGCGCCAGCAACTCGCGGCCCTGCTCGCGAAGATCGCCGCCGGCATCCCCCATGTGCGGGAGCCCTGAGCCTCTTTTTTTTACCCAGGTAGTTAGGAGCCTAATCATATGGAAGCGACCACGACGAGCATCGTTCCCGGCAGTGGGGTGTGCACCCTCATCAACGTCTTCACCGTGGCGCCCGAGCGGCAGGCGGAGCTGGTGAAGGTACTGGATGAGGCGACGGAGGAGGTGATGCGATACCTGCCGGGGTTCATCTCGGCGAACATCCACCGGGGGGTGGATGGCACCCGGGTGACCAACTACGCGCAGTGGGCGAGCCGCGAGCACTTCGAGGCCATGCTGCGCAACCCGACGGCCCAGACGCACATGCGGGCCGCGGCGGCGCTGGTGGAGAAGTACGAACCGCACCTCTACGAAGTGGTCTCCACTCATTCGCGGGGCGTACCATCCGGCGACGTCTAGGATGCATGGGGCCTCCGTGCCGGCCTGGTGCTCGCGCCCGCCGCGTGCAGCACCAGCGCCGTGCTCATAATCCAAGAAGTTAGCACGGGCTGCTCGACGTCATGGCGCAACGAGATCACCAAGAAGCTTCTGTTCGTGACGCCCTGTCTTCGTTTGATCCAGTCGATTATCGATGATAAATCAACACAGATGAGCGTAGTCACAGGTAACAGACTTGGTGGCAGTGGTTGGCGATTCCGATTCCTCATCACCGCGGCCACCGTGGCGTTCGCAGTCGCGGCATGCAGTGCCGACCCGAAGGCGGACGACGCGCCCCCCGCCAAGCCTGGCAACCCATCCGCCACTCCCCCTCACGATCCGCCCGTGCCGTCAAACACGGGGCCCGTTACCCGGGGCGGAACGATGACCTTCACCAATATCGGCGCAACTGGCTACTGGGGCCGCCGGATCGAGGCGAGCGAGGGCGACCCGCGCTGTGATGTCGAGGCGCGATGGATCAGCTACCCCTGGGGGGGGAAAGAGTACTGCTGCCGCACCAAGCACCAGGTGACGACCAACCGCCTGTCCCCGTACAACGAGCAGATGACGCTGGTCCTCGAAGGACCGATGCGCGTCAAGCAGCTCGCCGTCTACCAGCCGGTCGCGGAGCCCACGGGCCAGTGGGTCATCAAATCGTTCTGGGACCGGCGGGCTCCGACCACGTTCCACAACCTCCACATCTCCGGGCCCGGAGACAAGACGCCGTTCACGGGTGACCTCGGGAACAACTGCGCGTTCTACGCCATGCAGGACCGCAAGTTCCCCTGCGGTCCGGGGAGCAACCCGTACTGCCCCGGTTCGGCGCTGGACTACGACGGCTGGCCGGGTTCCAAGCTCGTGGTGATGCTCGCCTCCATGCCCTACTCCGACGACCCGACGCTCAAGCCGCTGAGCTGCATCAAGCCCGGAGAGGACGAGCGCCAGCAGGACGCGCCGTGGGTCGGCTTCAGCCCCTCGGAGCTCAACCGCGACGGATGGTCGGGCTATCACCCGTGTCACTGCTTCGCGAACACCAACGGGGCCGTGGGCGACGGGTGCGGTCAGATCAACGTGTTCGAGGTCGTGGCGGAGTCGTCGGGCAGCCAGTGGGGCAACCGCGACATCATCAGCACGGGGCTCAGGTCCTTCCAGGTCGGTAGCCTCGGCGGGTCCGTGTGCGGCATCGCTGGCTGTGGCATCGGCCAGTTCGATTCCGGCTCCGATCTCCTCGACGCGCGGGCGCTCAAGGCCATGGAGCGTGGCGCGGTGATCGACGCGGACAACCGGGCGAGCGCCTATGCGCCGGTGTGGCGCCGGCCGCTCGACGACCGCTACTTCGCCATCCTCCTCGACGAGCAGTCGCGGGTCGTGCAGGTGATGATCCTCCACCCGGGCAACCTCCCCGGCGCGGCCCGCGCCCTCCTGCCGGCGCTTCCGAACGAGGTCTCGCGCTCGGTGGTCGACGGGCTCGTGGGGCTCCGCGTCCCCCAGTGACCGCAGGGGGCGCCGCGCCGCCGATTCAATGACTTTCGAGGACGCAGTTCAAAGGCCCTTCTTCGCGCGAAGGGCCTGCTCGACCTCGGGGAGGAACGGGCTGCCGCCCCGCTCCGCGTGCTTCCTGGCCAGGTAGAGGTCAAGCATGCCGTTCTTGAGCACCTCGGGCACGAAGAGCTGCTCGTCGTTCTCGGGCATGTTGGCGTCGATGTCGGGCTCGAACTCCCGCCAGCCCCTGCCGCCGACGATGAGGGTGCGGAAAGCCTCGGGCACGGAGCGCGGCCCGCCCGCGTTCGCCCAGACAGGGGTGTGCGGGTCGAGCAGCAGCGCCCGCGCGGTGAGAACTCCACGGGTTCCAAGCACCGCGCCATCGCTTCCCCAGCTGCCAGTGATGACTCCGGACGCCTTGATATCGCCGTCCACCGCCACGCGCGCGCTGCCCCCATAGGCGATGTTCCGCGCGCGGACGTTGCCCGTCACGATGAGCGCGCAAGTGCCGGCGCCCTCGGTCGTGAAGACGAGGTCCCCGGTCGTCACGAGATCTCCGTCGATGATGAAGGCCCAGGGGCCGTCGCTGGTCCGCAGGTCGTGGGCGACGTCGAGGCCGCCTTCGATGATGCGGGGGCGTGGCGCCTCGTCGTTGAGGTCGCGCGTTTCGAGGAACCAGTTCAGCAAATCATGGCCACGGTAGCGGGCCGAGATGTCCTCGAAGGACACCTCGCGGCCCATTTCATCGAGCATCATGCCGTCGTCTTATACGTGAGAAGGCTCCGCTGCCGGACGGTATCTCGCACCATTTCCTCACCGGGCTGGAACGCTCACGTCGCCTGGCGTCCCTGGGGCGTCAGGCCGAAGTGAGCCTCGATGCGCCGGGTGGGCGGGTTGCCGCCGCACTCCTCGAGCACGCCGAGGCACCAGCGCGCCGCGTCATTCAGATGGGGCGTGACGAGATGGCGGCCATTGCGCGGCCGGACCTTGTGGAAGGTGGAGAGCATCAACCGCAACAGGGGAGAGGTGACAACCAGGGCATGGCCGAGCACCTGGGTCTCGATCAGGGCCGCGTGCTGCTT
Above is a window of Cystobacter fuscus DNA encoding:
- a CDS encoding polymer-forming cytoskeletal protein; translated protein: MMLDEMGREVSFEDISARYRGHDLLNWFLETRDLNDEAPRPRIIEGGLDVAHDLRTSDGPWAFIIDGDLVTTGDLVFTTEGAGTCALIVTGNVRARNIAYGGSARVAVDGDIKASGVITGSWGSDGAVLGTRGVLTARALLLDPHTPVWANAGGPRSVPEAFRTLIVGGRGWREFEPDIDANMPENDEQLFVPEVLKNGMLDLYLARKHAERGGSPFLPEVEQALRAKKGL
- a CDS encoding MarR family winged helix-turn-helix transcriptional regulator — translated: MALELKQLPGHEAFQKDAERYPGSDASAVETCLTLLRVSDDVEQAYAAHFARHGLSQARFIVLMQLQREEEGLRPAELAERTGVTRATMTGLLDGLEKEGLVLRRAHAGDGRMSMVRLAAKGRQRLEGLLPDHYRRTAALMSGLSAEERQQLAALLAKIAAGIPHVREP
- a CDS encoding RICIN domain-containing protein, with protein sequence MAHSRAFTALLLGLAVLVLPAPPALAVGETSFRNPLLEDGADPWLQYYNGNYYLATTTWSSQMMMRKSPTLAGLSTATPVVIWSDTTASRCCNFWAPEFHRLNGPNGYRWYFMFTAGTGGNFDNQHLVVLESAGDDPMGPYAFKSEPQGTGWNIDGSYLQVNGSLYLLSSAFEGSNQNMWIAKMSNPWTTSGTKVLLSNPTYSWETQGAPVNEGPVVLQRGGKTFLIYSASFCGTPDYKLGMLTLTGSDPLSLSSWKKSTSPVFQRSDANGVYGPGHNGFFTSPDGTQSWIVYHANSAANQGCSRTRSTRAQSFTWNSDGTPSFGTPVSLGTSLAVPSGERAPITTAVRGAAYKLVSRSANKCMGVSGGSSGDGASAVLASCSSAATGWVLDPTADGYYRLVNSSTGKSLDAVNCGTADGTRVGQWSWLGNACQQWMPVATSEGWFRLQNRNSGKVLDVANCASADGSAVNLWSGLGNTCQEWQLQPVGPVAIVNVSSGKVLDVANCGTADGTRVNQWSWLGNNCQRWNFTPTGDGYFQISPVSNSGSCLVIEGASTANSARTVTGSCSGTHSQWRIEPLADGTTRLIARHSGKALDVSSCSLSEGGTVQQYSWLDNTCQRFHLRPY
- a CDS encoding antibiotic biosynthesis monooxygenase family protein — encoded protein: MEATTTSIVPGSGVCTLINVFTVAPERQAELVKVLDEATEEVMRYLPGFISANIHRGVDGTRVTNYAQWASREHFEAMLRNPTAQTHMRAAAALVEKYEPHLYEVVSTHSRGVPSGDV
- a CDS encoding cell wall protein YJL171C/Tos1 domain-containing protein codes for the protein MSVVTGNRLGGSGWRFRFLITAATVAFAVAACSADPKADDAPPAKPGNPSATPPHDPPVPSNTGPVTRGGTMTFTNIGATGYWGRRIEASEGDPRCDVEARWISYPWGGKEYCCRTKHQVTTNRLSPYNEQMTLVLEGPMRVKQLAVYQPVAEPTGQWVIKSFWDRRAPTTFHNLHISGPGDKTPFTGDLGNNCAFYAMQDRKFPCGPGSNPYCPGSALDYDGWPGSKLVVMLASMPYSDDPTLKPLSCIKPGEDERQQDAPWVGFSPSELNRDGWSGYHPCHCFANTNGAVGDGCGQINVFEVVAESSGSQWGNRDIISTGLRSFQVGSLGGSVCGIAGCGIGQFDSGSDLLDARALKAMERGAVIDADNRASAYAPVWRRPLDDRYFAILLDEQSRVVQVMILHPGNLPGAARALLPALPNEVSRSVVDGLVGLRVPQ